In the genome of Paramisgurnus dabryanus chromosome 18, PD_genome_1.1, whole genome shotgun sequence, one region contains:
- the LOC135776836 gene encoding olfactory receptor 1L4-like — MDNLTFTNSLLLVEGLKVTPQSSYPVFILLLLAYIFGMGCNIILIILISTQKNLHHPMHFLFCNLPLNDILGTTVMFPRLLQDILKEASERYITYVECVVQAYFGHIFAAACHYVLMLGLTIRLSRCRYKIDNPFCDNASLFKLSCEDVSVNNVYGLIYTVIIFTLSLGSVFLTYFKIATVCITSKNKALNSKAIKTCSTHLAVYLIMLVSGSSVIFLHRFPEYSDSRKIASIIVHIVPPGLNPLVYGLQTKEIREKIVKLVWHRNQVIANK, encoded by the exons ATGGACAACCTGACATTTACAAACAGCCTTCTGCTGGTGGAGGGACTGAAAGTTACACCTCAGTCATCTTATCCTGTCTTTATTCTGCTTCTGTTAGCTTATATCTTTGGAATGGGATGTAACATTATTCTTATAATTCTCATTTCAACACAGAAGAATCTGCATCACCCTATGCATTTTCTGTTTTGTAATCTACCACTGAATGATATATTAGGTACCACTGTCATGTTCCCACGCTTATTACAGGATATTTTAAAAGAAGCTTCTGAGCGATATATAACCTATGTTGAGTGTGTTGTTCAAGCTTATTTTGGGCACATATTTGCAGCAGCATGCCACTATGTGTTG ATGTTAGGCCTCACAATACGTCTCTCTCGCTGCAGATATAAAATTGACAATCCGTTCTGTGACAATGCTTCACTGTTTAAACTGTCATGTGAAGATGTATCTGTTAATAATGTGTATGGACTCATTTACACTGTTATTATTTTTACCTTATCACTTGGGTCtgtatttttaacatatttcaagATTGCTACTGTGTGCATTACCAGCAAAAACAAAGCGCTCAACAGCAAAGCCATAAAAACCTGCAGCACTCATTTAGCTGTTTATTTAATCATGTTGGTATCTGGATCCAGTGTGATTTTTCTCCATCGTTTTCCTGAATACTCAGACAGCAGGAAAATAGCTAGTATTATTGTTCACATTGTACCACCAGGATTAAATCCTTTAGTGTACGGTTTACAAACCAAAGAGATAAGAGAAAAAATTGTTAAACTTGTTTGGCATAGAAACCAAGTCATAGCAAATAAGTAA